In a single window of the Tetrapisispora phaffii CBS 4417 chromosome 11, complete genome genome:
- the LEU1 gene encoding 3-isopropylmalate dehydratase LEU1 (similar to Saccharomyces cerevisiae LEU1 (YGL009C); ancestral locus Anc_4.107), which produces MSKPRTLYDKVFDSHIVHEDESNSYLLYIDRHLVHEVTSPQAFEGLKNANRTVRRKDCTLATVDHNIPTESRKHFKSTKTFIKQNDSRLQVETLEKNVKEFEVKFFGMDSKNQGIVHIIGPEQGFTLPGTTVVCGDSHTSTHGAFGALAFGIGTSEVEHVLATQTIIQTKSKNMRIQVNGKLNEGITSKDLILHIIGVIGTAGGTGCVMEFAGEAIENLSMEARMSMCNMSIEAGARAGMIKPDQTTFDYVKGRPLAPSGAEWDKAVAYWKTLYTDENAKFDKEIIIAAKDIIPTVTWGTSPQDALPITASVPDPNKIDDPINKKAMERALEYMGLEANTNLEDIKIDKVFIGSCTNARIEDLRNAAAVIKGHKIASNIKRAMVVPGSGLVKLEAEKEGLDQIFVDAGFEWREAGCSMCLGMNPDILSPQERCASTSNRNFEGRQGAASRTHLMSPAMAAAAAVHGRLFDIRKFEYKNGDVAQIEITSSKPSTSEDKLLQESVYNHEKIPVQPNDASSEVAEDEIDDIPVDHLDKNVKKSIKINPNDTPHTKKTSSSGMESFTVLKGIAAPLDKQNVDTDAIIPKQFLKTIKRTGLGSGLFYEWRFKKDANNKDQETDFVLNVEPYRNAKILLVTGDNFGCGSSREHAPWALKDFGIQCMIAPSFGDIFYNNSFKNGLLPIRIDQDIILEKLIPIAKAGKELVIDLPKQQILDSDGNIVIEQFDVDPFRKHCLVNGLDDIGLTLQKEEFIKKYEALRKDKFSFLEGGSRLIKPVIGTKKSPYGVLAQEW; this is translated from the coding sequence ATGTCTAAGCCTAGAACTCTTTATGATAAGGTCTTTGATAGCCACATCGTTCATGAAGATGAATCaaattcatatttattatatattgataGACATCTGGTTCACGAAGTTACTTCTCCGCAAGCATTTGAAGGTTTAAAAAATGCTAATAGAACAGTGAGAAGAAAAGACTGTACTTTAGCCACCGTGGATCATAATATTCCAACAGAATCAAGAAAACATTTTAAATCAACAAAAacttttattaaacaaaatgatTCAAGATTACAAGTGGAAActttagaaaaaaatgttaaagaatttgaagttaaattttttggtaTGGATTCAAAGAACCAAGGTATTGTTCATATCATTGGTCCAGAACAAGGTTTTACTTTACCGGGTACCACTGTTGTTTGTGGTGATTCACACACCTCGACTCACGGTGCGTTTGGTGCTTTAGCCTTTGGTATCGGTACTTCAGAAGTTGAGCATGTTTTAGCCACTCAAACTATTATTcaaacaaaatcaaaaaatatgagaATACAAGTTAATGGGAAATTAAATGAAGGTATTACTTCGAAAGATTTGATTTTACATATTATCGGTGTAATCGGTACTGCAGGTGGTACTGGGTGTGTTATGGAATTCGCTGGTGAAGCTATTGAGAATTTGTCAATGGAGGCAAGAATGTCAATGTGTAATATGTCAATCGAAGCAGGTGCAAGAGCAGGTATGATTAAGCCAGATCAGACTACTTTTGATTACGTCAAAGGTAGACCTTTGGCTCCTTCGGGTGCTGAATGGGATAAAGCTGTTGCTTATTGGAAAACTTTATATACAGATGAAAATGCAAAATTcgataaagaaattattattgcAGCAAAAGATATTATACCAACTGTTACTTGGGGTACTTCTCCACAGGATGCTTTGCCTATTACAGCAAGCGTTCCAGATCCAAATAAGATTGATGATccaataaacaaaaaagcAATGGAACGAGCTTTGGAATATATGGGATTGGAAGCAAACACTAATcttgaagatattaaaattgacAAAGTCTTCATTGGTTCATGTACAAACGCAAGAATTGAAGATTTAAGAAATGCAGCTGCAGTTATTAAAGGTCATAAAATTgcttcaaatattaaaagagCTATGGTCGTGCCAGGTTCAGGTTTGGTAAAATTAGAGGCTGAAAAAGAAGGATTAGATCAAATCTTTGTTGATGCAGGGTTTGAATGGAGAGAAGCAGGTTGTTCTATGTGTTTAGGTATGAATCCAGATATCTTATCTCCACAAGAACGTTGTGCCTCAACTTCAAACAGAAACTTCGAGGGTCGTCAAGGTGCCGCATCAAGGACTCATTTAATGTCACCAGCCATGGCTGCTGCCGCTGCTGTCCATGGCCgtttatttgatattagaaagtttgaatataaaaatggtGATGTTGCTcaaattgaaataacaTCTTCAAAGCCTTCCACTAGTGAAGATAAGCTACTACAAGAATCAGTTTATAATCATGAAAAGATTCCTGTTCAGCCAAATGATGCTTCCTCAGAGGTAGCagaagatgaaattgatgatATACCAGTCGATCATTTAGATAAAAACGTAAAGAagtcaattaaaattaaccCAAACGATACACCTCACACTAAAAAAACAAGCTCTTCTGGTATGGAATCTTTTACCGTTTTAAAAGGTATTGCAGCTCCATTAGATAAACAAAATGTCGATACTGATGCAATCATCCCAAAGCAATTTTTAAAGACAATTAAGAGAACAGGTTTAGGATCAGGGTTATTTTATGAATGGCGTTTCAAAAAGGAtgctaataataaagatcAAGAAACTGATTTTGTCTTAAATGTTGAACCTTATAGAAACGCTAAAATTTTACTGGTTACTGGTGACAATTTTGGTTGTGGTTCCTCTAGAGAGCATGCACCATGGGCATTAAAGGATTTTGGTATTCAATGTATGATTGCCCCCTCATTTGGTGATATTTTCTATaacaattcttttaaaaatggattATTGCCAATAAGAATAGAtcaagatattattttagaaaaattaattccAATTGCCAAAGCAGGTAAAGAATTAGTTATTGATTTACCAAAGCAACAAATTTTGGATTCTGATGGTAATATTGTCATTGAACAGTTTGATGTTGACCCGTTCAGAAAGCATTGTTTAGTTAACGGTTTAGATGACATTGGGTTAACCTtacaaaaagaagaattcattaaaaaatatgaagCCTTAAGAAAAGATAAATTCTCTTTCTTAGAAGGTGGCTCCAGATTGATCAAACCAGTCATTGGAACCAAAAAGAGCCCATACGGTGTATTAGCCCAAGAATGGTAA